One Halobaculum sp. CBA1158 DNA segment encodes these proteins:
- a CDS encoding metallophosphoesterase: MDDPPANAPGSLVEPVPDAPAAVADLGDETGLLVADYHAGIEVGLRYERGIELDSAADERRERVCDLLARTDADRLVVLGDLGHRIGGAGDAEVAEVDALASAVGVPVTLALGNHDAGLADALGDRLTVTPPGGARLGDVGIVHGHTWPDPGVLAARVVCMGHEHPTVRLADAVGGGRTERAWLRGPLDRDAFADAVGLEGVDWRDPELVVFPAFNDRSGGSRINVEGRRFLAPFLPEGLASGEAYLFDGTRLGDYRRV; the protein is encoded by the coding sequence ATGGACGATCCCCCCGCGAACGCACCCGGATCGCTGGTCGAACCGGTTCCGGACGCGCCGGCGGCCGTCGCCGACCTGGGCGATGAGACGGGACTGCTCGTCGCCGACTACCACGCCGGCATCGAGGTCGGCCTCCGGTACGAGCGCGGGATCGAACTCGACAGCGCGGCCGACGAGCGTCGCGAGCGCGTGTGCGACCTGCTGGCGCGGACGGACGCCGACAGGCTGGTGGTGCTCGGCGACCTCGGCCACCGGATCGGCGGCGCGGGCGACGCCGAGGTCGCCGAGGTCGACGCGCTGGCGTCGGCCGTCGGCGTCCCGGTGACGCTCGCGCTCGGCAACCACGACGCCGGACTCGCTGACGCGCTCGGCGATAGACTGACCGTGACGCCGCCGGGCGGTGCCCGCTTGGGCGACGTGGGGATCGTCCACGGACACACCTGGCCCGATCCGGGGGTGCTCGCCGCCCGCGTGGTCTGCATGGGCCACGAACACCCGACCGTCCGCCTGGCGGACGCCGTGGGCGGCGGTCGCACGGAGCGGGCGTGGCTCCGGGGACCCCTCGATCGCGACGCGTTCGCCGACGCGGTCGGACTCGAGGGCGTCGACTGGCGAGACCCGGAACTGGTCGTGTTCCCGGCGTTCAACGACCGCTCCGGCGGGAGCAGGATCAACGTCGAGGGACGGCGGTTCCTCGCGCCCTTCCTCCCGGAGGGTCTGGCGTCGGGGGAGGCGTACCTGTTCGACGGCACCCGCCTCGGCGACTACCGTCGGGTGTGA
- a CDS encoding coiled-coil protein, whose translation MVTKEEVLEEYGLDQLDESRNVSLSEEELENDSKGQLIKKAGQLRDRRNELNQMASERASKRDDLNAKTREQVDEAQEHREKRDELNEQVQEHKESRNELNAEANELFDEVEQMKQDLELGSGKSIEELKEEIEDLEFKQQTEVLGTDEERELIEKIENKREKLAEKKGKVDQSGELEELIEEAEEVRSEASNHHQKVTELADEAQEHHNQMIEAYREADEIRDEADAMHELFVEAQEAADQHHEDFVRVQKRLRELDKEEEEEKKEEREAKMEEEREEAEEIYQKFKEGETLDTEDLMKLQKTGLL comes from the coding sequence ATGGTAACGAAAGAGGAAGTTCTCGAAGAATACGGTCTCGATCAGCTAGATGAATCCCGAAACGTCTCCCTCTCCGAGGAGGAGTTGGAGAACGATTCCAAGGGGCAGCTGATCAAGAAGGCCGGCCAGCTCCGCGACCGACGTAACGAACTCAATCAGATGGCGTCCGAGCGCGCGTCCAAGCGCGACGACCTGAACGCGAAGACTCGCGAGCAGGTCGACGAGGCCCAAGAGCACCGCGAGAAGCGGGACGAGCTCAACGAGCAGGTCCAGGAGCACAAGGAGTCGCGCAACGAGCTGAACGCCGAGGCCAACGAGCTGTTCGACGAGGTCGAGCAGATGAAACAGGACCTCGAGCTCGGCTCGGGTAAATCGATCGAGGAACTCAAAGAGGAGATCGAGGACCTCGAGTTCAAACAGCAGACCGAGGTGCTCGGCACCGACGAGGAGCGCGAACTCATCGAGAAGATCGAGAACAAGCGCGAGAAGCTCGCCGAGAAGAAGGGCAAGGTCGACCAGAGCGGCGAACTCGAGGAGCTCATCGAGGAGGCTGAGGAGGTCCGCTCGGAGGCGTCCAATCACCACCAGAAGGTGACCGAGCTGGCCGACGAGGCCCAGGAGCACCACAACCAGATGATCGAGGCCTACCGCGAGGCCGACGAGATCCGCGACGAGGCCGACGCCATGCACGAGCTGTTCGTGGAGGCGCAGGAGGCCGCCGACCAACACCACGAGGACTTCGTCCGCGTCCAGAAGCGCCTGCGCGAACTGGACAAGGAGGAGGAGGAAGAGAAGAAGGAAGAGCGCGAGGCCAAGATGGAAGAGGAGCGCGAGGAGGCCGAGGAGATCTACCAGAAGTTCAAGGAAGGCGAGACCCTCGACACCGAGGACCTGATGAAGCTCCAGAAGACGGGGCTTCTGTAA